In Euzebya rosea, a single window of DNA contains:
- a CDS encoding S8 family serine peptidase — protein MPRSDIPAWAKDSSVMRLPDAIRLGQITPEWAWEGADGSGVRVAIVDSGVDADHPALDGCVDVAEGVALRLGPDGEVEEVRGAHRDAFGHGTACAGIVHDLAPGARITSVKVLGEGLAGKAAVFLRGLAWCVEQGYDVINLSLGTTREDWALPFHEVCDRAYFAGSLVVTAANNVQRPSWPSLLSSVVSVACNTTDDPERFHFNPDPPTEFLARGVDVDVAWRGGQRITGTGNSYAAPHIAGMAARILSKHPGLRPFQVKTILWATAANVQEAPSRPGSMRPRASLSARASGVFDLEQVRAGEPRGASRPA, from the coding sequence ATGCCCCGTTCCGACATCCCGGCATGGGCCAAGGACTCCTCGGTCATGCGGTTGCCCGACGCCATCCGCCTGGGCCAGATCACCCCCGAGTGGGCGTGGGAGGGCGCCGACGGCTCGGGGGTGCGGGTGGCGATCGTGGACAGCGGCGTCGACGCCGACCACCCGGCGCTCGACGGCTGTGTCGACGTCGCCGAGGGTGTGGCCCTGCGGCTCGGCCCCGACGGCGAGGTCGAGGAGGTCCGGGGAGCCCACCGCGACGCGTTCGGCCACGGCACCGCCTGCGCCGGCATCGTGCACGACCTCGCACCCGGTGCACGGATCACCAGCGTCAAGGTGCTCGGCGAGGGCCTCGCCGGCAAGGCGGCGGTCTTCCTGCGCGGACTCGCGTGGTGCGTCGAGCAGGGCTACGACGTCATCAACCTGTCGCTGGGCACCACACGCGAGGACTGGGCCCTGCCGTTCCACGAGGTGTGCGACCGCGCGTACTTCGCCGGTTCCCTGGTCGTGACCGCCGCCAACAACGTCCAGCGCCCGTCGTGGCCGTCGTTGCTGTCCAGCGTGGTCAGCGTGGCCTGCAACACCACCGACGACCCCGAACGCTTCCACTTCAACCCCGACCCGCCGACGGAGTTCCTCGCCCGCGGCGTCGACGTCGACGTCGCCTGGCGCGGCGGTCAGCGGATCACCGGGACCGGCAACTCCTACGCCGCCCCGCACATCGCCGGCATGGCGGCCCGCATCCTCTCCAAGCACCCCGGCCTGCGACCCTTCCAGGTCAAGACGATCCTGTGGGCCACCGCGGCCAACGTGCAGGAGGCGCCCAGCCGTCCGGGGTCGATGCGCCCGCGGGCCTCGCTGTCCGCACGGGCCTCCGGGGTGTTCGACCTGGAGCAGGTGCGTGCGGGAGAGCCCCGAGGGGCCAGCCGGCCCGCGTGA
- a CDS encoding GAF domain-containing protein, with translation MPRTRVDPVLTAIVEAATRGTGASHGLLLRIEGRVMRVAASAGALGWDVVGEPISAGEGVAGYVAASGQPLVLSAESADPRLGEGTASLLGHNPSSVLAVPVDGDSRIVGVLELIDPDDGLFDVADTEQAMLHAAVASAALTDDRLGALADVPEPAELAAELRRLADADPGRYATVATIIEALVR, from the coding sequence ATGCCACGCACCAGGGTCGATCCCGTCCTGACCGCGATCGTGGAGGCCGCGACCCGGGGGACCGGCGCCTCGCACGGCCTGCTGCTGCGCATCGAGGGGCGGGTCATGCGGGTGGCTGCCAGCGCCGGTGCCCTCGGCTGGGACGTCGTCGGCGAACCCATCTCCGCGGGCGAGGGCGTCGCCGGCTACGTCGCCGCCTCGGGGCAGCCGCTCGTCCTGTCGGCGGAGTCCGCCGACCCGAGGCTGGGGGAGGGGACCGCCAGCCTGCTGGGGCACAACCCCTCCTCCGTCCTGGCCGTGCCCGTCGACGGGGACAGCCGGATCGTCGGCGTGCTCGAGCTGATCGACCCCGACGACGGCCTGTTCGACGTCGCCGACACCGAGCAGGCGATGCTGCACGCGGCCGTCGCCTCCGCCGCGCTGACCGACGACCGCCTGGGTGCGCTGGCCGACGTGCCCGAACCCGCGGAGCTCGCCGCCGAGCTCCGGCGCCTGGCCGACGCCGACCCCGGCCGTTACGCCACCGTCGCCACGATCATCGAGGCGCTGGTCCGCTGA
- the dapA gene encoding 4-hydroxy-tetrahydrodipicolinate synthase, with product MTAMATPFDADGALDLPAAQKLARHLAAHGNGGIVVAGTTGESPTLSHGETLELLAAVVEAVGEDTAVIAGTGKNDTAETVRMTAEATEVGVDGIMLVSPYYNRPNQRGLDQHFRAAAAATDLPVLLYNIPGRTACEIAPETMLTLATEVANINGVKDAVGDMAKAGWLISRAPDDFGVWSGDDKNCLPLLAVGGAGLVSVAAHLVGDELADMIALVDADLYAARRIHLRLLPLFEALFLEPSPAPLKAAMEWLGLPGGALRLPMVPIADDTAARLRDAMVAAGLPVERQVT from the coding sequence ATGACCGCCATGGCGACGCCGTTCGACGCCGATGGTGCGCTCGACCTGCCCGCGGCCCAGAAGCTGGCGCGCCACCTCGCGGCGCATGGCAACGGTGGCATCGTCGTGGCCGGGACCACCGGTGAGTCGCCGACCCTGAGCCACGGCGAGACCCTCGAGCTGCTCGCCGCGGTCGTCGAGGCCGTCGGCGAGGACACCGCGGTGATCGCCGGGACCGGTAAGAACGACACCGCCGAGACCGTCCGCATGACCGCCGAGGCCACCGAGGTCGGGGTCGACGGGATCATGCTGGTCTCGCCGTACTACAACCGGCCCAACCAGCGCGGCCTGGACCAGCACTTCCGTGCCGCCGCCGCGGCCACCGACCTTCCGGTCCTCCTCTACAACATCCCCGGCCGCACGGCCTGCGAGATCGCCCCCGAGACGATGCTGACGCTGGCCACCGAGGTCGCCAACATCAACGGGGTCAAGGACGCCGTCGGCGACATGGCCAAGGCCGGCTGGTTGATCTCCCGTGCCCCCGACGACTTCGGCGTGTGGTCGGGCGACGACAAGAACTGCCTGCCCCTGCTGGCCGTCGGTGGCGCCGGCCTGGTCAGCGTGGCCGCCCACCTCGTCGGTGACGAGCTGGCCGACATGATCGCCCTCGTCGACGCCGACCTGTACGCCGCCCGGCGCATCCACCTGCGCCTCCTCCCCCTTTTCGAGGCCCTGTTCCTCGAGCCCAGCCCCGCGCCGCTCAAGGCGGCCATGGAGTGGCTGGGCCTGCCCGGCGGCGCGCTGCGCCTGCCGATGGTCCCGATCGCCGACGACACCGCCGCCCGCCTGCGCGACGCGATGGTGGCCGCCGGCCTCCCAGTGGAACGGCAAGTGACATGA
- a CDS encoding ribbon-helix-helix protein, CopG family, with translation MRTTVELTDASHEAISNLARRRGSRGLSEIVQTAVDLYLASLSAEEVEAVLGLEGSISEESAASMTAAMEESRGQWRTTA, from the coding sequence ATGCGCACGACAGTCGAGCTGACCGACGCGTCCCACGAGGCCATCAGCAACCTGGCCCGTCGCCGCGGCAGTCGCGGCCTGTCGGAGATCGTCCAGACCGCGGTCGACCTGTACCTGGCCTCGCTGAGCGCGGAGGAGGTCGAGGCGGTCCTGGGACTCGAGGGCTCGATCAGCGAGGAATCGGCCGCGTCCATGACCGCCGCGATGGAGGAAAGCAGGGGTCAGTGGCGCACGACGGCGTGA
- a CDS encoding FAD-dependent thymidylate synthase, with the protein MTDLQQPQTGADPDDSSPTVPSATVIADSISPDGVRVTTIEVTLHRFVLAELNTHRVFSRNSASSRAIPIGKQIARVEDDPAMPVEFGANQRGMQAGAPLEGEEARAATDAWLRARDAAVEAVRVLDDLGVHKQVANRILEPFMWHTVIVTATDWDGFWHQRCSPLAQPEIRVAAEAMREAFDASTPVEVPVGGWHTPYIRPDEQDLDERTKRRISAARCARVSYLTHDGRRDLSADEELYQRLVTADPPHWSPLEHVATPAAGDEDVLGNLRGWHQLRHRLDSAG; encoded by the coding sequence GTGACCGACCTGCAGCAGCCCCAGACCGGGGCCGACCCCGACGACTCGTCCCCGACCGTGCCGTCGGCCACCGTCATCGCCGACAGCATCTCGCCCGACGGGGTCCGCGTGACCACGATCGAGGTCACGCTGCACCGGTTCGTGCTGGCCGAGCTGAACACCCACCGCGTGTTCTCCCGCAACTCCGCGTCCTCGCGTGCCATCCCCATCGGCAAGCAGATCGCCCGGGTCGAGGACGACCCCGCCATGCCGGTGGAGTTCGGCGCCAACCAGCGGGGCATGCAGGCCGGCGCACCCCTGGAGGGGGAGGAGGCACGGGCCGCCACCGACGCGTGGCTGCGGGCCCGTGACGCCGCGGTCGAGGCCGTGCGCGTCCTCGACGACCTCGGGGTGCACAAGCAGGTCGCCAACCGGATCCTCGAGCCGTTCATGTGGCACACCGTGATCGTGACGGCCACGGACTGGGACGGCTTCTGGCACCAGCGCTGCAGCCCCTTGGCCCAGCCCGAGATCCGCGTGGCCGCCGAGGCGATGCGCGAGGCGTTCGACGCGTCCACGCCCGTCGAGGTCCCCGTGGGCGGCTGGCACACCCCCTACATCCGGCCCGACGAGCAGGACCTCGACGAGCGGACCAAGCGGCGCATCTCCGCGGCCCGCTGCGCCCGCGTCAGCTACCTCACCCACGACGGCCGCCGGGACCTCTCCGCCGACGAGGAGCTGTACCAGCGGCTGGTCACCGCCGACCCGCCGCACTGGTCGCCGCTCGAGCACGTCGCCACACCAGCAGCTGGGGACGAGGACGTGCTCGGCAACCTCCGCGGATGGCACCAGCTGCGGCACCGGCTGGACAGCGCCGGCTGA
- a CDS encoding type II toxin-antitoxin system VapC family toxin: protein MAHDGVIADTDVVIDFLRGHGTGVGVVRDLLRGGRLLLSSITLFELTSGARTDADTAAVDAFSAGRVVPFGVGAAVSAGTVGRELRAAGTPIGAADTMIAGLCLHHGFALATGNRRHFLRVPGLVLHDA from the coding sequence GTGGCGCACGACGGCGTGATCGCCGACACCGATGTGGTCATCGACTTCCTTCGCGGGCACGGCACGGGCGTGGGGGTCGTTCGCGACCTGTTGCGTGGCGGCCGCCTGCTGCTGTCCTCCATCACCCTGTTCGAGCTGACCTCGGGCGCGCGAACCGACGCGGACACCGCAGCCGTCGACGCGTTCTCGGCCGGGCGCGTGGTGCCCTTCGGGGTCGGGGCCGCCGTCTCGGCCGGGACGGTCGGTCGCGAACTCCGGGCGGCAGGGACCCCCATCGGGGCGGCGGACACCATGATCGCCGGGCTGTGCCTGCACCACGGGTTCGCCCTGGCCACCGGCAACCGGCGACATTTCTTGCGTGTCCCGGGACTCGTCCTGCACGACGCCTGA
- a CDS encoding ATP-binding protein: protein MSQIAERAESSVYTPDEVLLRRFGIVRAVGGGAYIIACVIIGLIYGTTAWPVLLGIPVLAVVTTIYFRTSLTVPRTSVALSLVADAIVLGGAAAFVGGTGSGTGALYVIPIVSAGIILGPTAATSFTTLSVALAWLQLASEEWLYTPVALHRPDLGDRVVVLMIITAVLISVGYLTGTYASSLQDNIAEAGQSASEVAKRTRRRRSFVRQASIDVRGPLGAVERVADRLDSADALDADTRRALAAQLRMRTAQLEGGIEQLADVGALDEARDAKPQAVQLGRVVADCLHALGPRLGDHEVHVDVPPIRVVGDRRAARRIAYNLLENVAEHTPAGTTVWVEARSTGGQGVLVVTDDGPGVPSGIAHRLFDAPDEGGGPRVGMPLVKELVDAMGAEITYEPRAAGGSIFLVGFRLAPRDAPSADDADDGPGAHSTADIAQA, encoded by the coding sequence GTGAGCCAGATCGCAGAGCGGGCGGAGTCCAGCGTCTACACCCCCGACGAAGTCCTCCTTCGTCGGTTCGGCATCGTGCGCGCAGTGGGGGGCGGGGCCTACATCATCGCCTGCGTCATCATCGGGCTGATCTACGGCACCACGGCATGGCCGGTGCTGCTGGGCATCCCGGTCCTCGCGGTCGTCACGACCATCTACTTCCGGACCTCGCTGACCGTCCCCAGGACCTCCGTGGCCCTGTCGCTGGTCGCCGACGCGATCGTGCTCGGTGGGGCCGCGGCGTTCGTCGGCGGGACCGGATCGGGCACCGGCGCGCTGTACGTCATCCCGATCGTGTCGGCCGGCATCATCCTCGGACCGACCGCGGCGACCAGCTTCACCACCCTCTCCGTGGCGCTGGCCTGGCTGCAGCTGGCGAGCGAGGAGTGGCTGTACACCCCCGTCGCGCTGCACCGCCCCGACCTCGGCGACCGCGTCGTGGTCCTCATGATCATCACGGCCGTGCTGATCAGCGTCGGCTACCTGACCGGTACCTACGCCTCCAGCCTGCAGGACAACATCGCCGAGGCCGGACAGTCCGCCTCGGAGGTCGCCAAGCGGACCCGCCGACGCCGATCGTTCGTGCGGCAGGCAAGCATCGACGTCCGTGGACCCCTCGGCGCGGTCGAGCGGGTCGCCGACCGGCTGGACTCCGCCGACGCCCTCGACGCCGACACCCGCCGTGCCCTCGCCGCCCAGCTGCGCATGCGGACCGCCCAGCTCGAGGGCGGCATCGAGCAGCTCGCCGACGTCGGCGCGCTCGACGAGGCCCGCGACGCCAAGCCCCAGGCCGTGCAGCTCGGACGCGTCGTCGCCGACTGCCTCCACGCCCTCGGGCCGCGCCTCGGTGACCACGAGGTCCACGTCGACGTCCCGCCCATCCGGGTCGTGGGGGACCGGCGAGCCGCCCGGCGCATCGCCTACAACCTCCTCGAGAACGTCGCCGAGCACACCCCCGCCGGCACCACCGTCTGGGTCGAGGCGCGGTCCACCGGCGGCCAGGGCGTCCTCGTCGTGACCGACGACGGTCCCGGCGTACCATCGGGCATCGCCCATCGGTTGTTCGACGCCCCCGACGAGGGTGGCGGGCCGCGGGTCGGCATGCCGCTCGTGAAGGAGCTCGTCGACGCCATGGGAGCGGAGATCACCTACGAACCCCGCGCGGCCGGTGGCTCCATCTTCCTCGTCGGCTTCCGGCTCGCCCCACGCGACGCCCCGTCGGCCGACGACGCCGACGACGGACCGGGTGCACACTCGACGGCAGACATCGCACAGGCCTGA
- a CDS encoding FtsK/SpoIIIE family DNA translocase, with translation MATTKKTPATTRKAPAKKKPAAGRGRSGSSRAAAPPDKGLEPERIRDLWGIGLIVLAVLSGLGLYAQGSAGLVGVALVNVFRGLLGVFGLAVPVLIAAGGVLLLGKPLPRNPRIVGGTAVVLLALIGLWHIASGAPGADAGRAALHAAGGWVGVVMAKPLSNLAATPGAVVVLLGLLSAGLLVLTATSPRVAAMAVWTLFVSDEPTERSQRRRERKAQRAAEREDSRAALDEDLDDPSASDWVEEFSEEESRRAPALMDDAGVRAALDIPLDEEGDAPARERTRIDPATTDTVVMDRAASGRAVPDRAADDDAERADLLSGDEPDAPRSRPEFIDSGSPQRNGQARQLVLNPDIAYELPSLDLLRSGKAVSGNATNMESMTEALERMLEQFNVDARVVAVRRGPTVTRFEIELGTGVKVNTITKLEKDISYALATPDIRIVAPIPGKVAIGIEVPNTERDHITLGDILRSPEAAAQTHPLTAGIGLDISGRPVLINLAKMPHLLIAGATGSGKSVVMNSIVTSVIMRNSPETVRMILIDPKRVEMATYEDVPHLLTRVVTDPKRAKDALDWVVSEMERRYDLLARYGHRNIDRFNEAAAAGLLLPDGAPTPEEFAAQAVAEVAGPEDDTQVLDDGALEDEGPKGEEPLPYIMCVIDELADLMMVAPRDIEGAIVRIAQMARAVGIHLVIATQRPSVNVVTGLIKANVPSRMALSMATGHDSKTILDQHGAEKLIGQGDMLYMPANASKPHRLQGCYIDEQEIEKIVDHCKAQAEVTYADNVVKEGQDAVIADVQGDDASDEDLTKAAMELVVRSGLGSTSMLQRKLKVGFARAGRLMDELEEMGVVGPSEGPKARSVFMTVEELEQRTGASA, from the coding sequence GTGGCGACCACGAAGAAGACGCCTGCGACCACCCGCAAGGCCCCGGCGAAGAAGAAGCCCGCCGCGGGCAGGGGTCGGTCGGGCTCCAGCCGCGCTGCGGCACCGCCCGACAAGGGCCTGGAGCCCGAGCGCATCCGCGACCTGTGGGGCATCGGCCTCATCGTGCTCGCCGTGCTCAGCGGCCTCGGGCTGTACGCACAGGGCAGCGCCGGCCTCGTCGGGGTCGCGCTGGTCAACGTCTTCCGGGGCCTGCTGGGTGTCTTCGGCCTCGCGGTCCCCGTCCTCATCGCCGCCGGTGGGGTGCTGCTGCTCGGCAAGCCCCTGCCGCGCAACCCCCGTATCGTCGGCGGCACCGCGGTGGTGCTGCTGGCCCTGATCGGGCTGTGGCACATCGCATCGGGTGCACCGGGCGCCGACGCCGGACGTGCGGCCCTCCACGCCGCCGGCGGCTGGGTCGGCGTGGTCATGGCCAAGCCCCTCAGCAACCTGGCGGCGACACCGGGTGCCGTCGTGGTCCTGCTGGGCCTGCTGTCGGCCGGCCTGCTGGTGCTGACCGCCACCTCGCCGCGGGTGGCCGCCATGGCGGTCTGGACGCTGTTCGTCAGCGACGAACCCACCGAACGAAGCCAGCGTCGCCGCGAACGCAAGGCGCAGCGCGCAGCCGAACGCGAGGACAGCCGCGCTGCCCTCGACGAGGACCTCGACGACCCATCGGCGAGCGACTGGGTGGAGGAGTTCTCCGAGGAGGAGTCGCGTCGGGCCCCGGCCCTGATGGACGACGCCGGTGTCCGCGCCGCGCTGGACATCCCGCTGGACGAGGAGGGGGACGCGCCGGCCCGCGAGCGGACCCGCATCGACCCCGCCACCACCGACACCGTCGTGATGGACCGGGCTGCCTCCGGCCGTGCCGTCCCCGACCGGGCGGCCGACGACGACGCCGAACGTGCCGACCTGCTGTCGGGCGACGAACCCGACGCGCCGCGCAGCCGTCCGGAGTTCATCGACTCGGGCTCGCCCCAGCGCAACGGCCAGGCCCGCCAGCTGGTCCTCAACCCCGACATCGCCTACGAGCTGCCGTCGCTGGACCTGCTGCGCAGCGGCAAGGCCGTGTCGGGCAACGCCACGAACATGGAGTCGATGACCGAGGCGCTGGAGCGGATGCTCGAGCAGTTCAACGTCGACGCCCGGGTCGTGGCCGTCCGCCGTGGTCCCACCGTGACCCGCTTCGAGATCGAGCTGGGCACGGGCGTGAAGGTGAACACGATCACCAAGCTGGAGAAGGACATCTCCTACGCGCTGGCGACCCCCGACATCCGCATCGTCGCGCCGATCCCCGGCAAGGTCGCCATCGGCATCGAGGTCCCCAACACCGAGCGGGACCACATCACCCTCGGCGACATCCTCCGCTCGCCCGAGGCCGCCGCCCAGACCCACCCGCTGACCGCCGGCATCGGCCTGGACATCTCCGGCCGCCCCGTCCTGATCAACCTCGCCAAGATGCCCCACCTGCTGATCGCGGGTGCGACGGGGTCCGGCAAGTCCGTGGTCATGAACTCCATCGTGACCAGCGTGATCATGCGCAACTCCCCGGAGACCGTCCGCATGATCCTGATCGACCCCAAGCGGGTCGAGATGGCCACCTACGAGGACGTCCCGCACCTGCTGACCCGCGTGGTCACCGACCCCAAGCGGGCCAAGGACGCGCTGGACTGGGTCGTCTCGGAGATGGAGCGGCGCTACGACCTGCTGGCCCGCTACGGCCACCGCAACATCGACCGGTTCAACGAGGCCGCCGCGGCCGGCCTGCTGCTGCCCGACGGTGCGCCCACGCCCGAGGAGTTCGCCGCACAGGCGGTCGCCGAGGTGGCCGGGCCCGAGGACGACACCCAGGTGCTCGACGACGGGGCACTGGAGGACGAGGGCCCGAAGGGTGAGGAGCCCCTCCCGTACATCATGTGCGTCATCGACGAGCTGGCCGACCTGATGATGGTCGCCCCGCGCGACATCGAGGGGGCCATCGTCCGCATCGCCCAGATGGCCCGCGCGGTCGGCATCCACCTCGTCATCGCCACCCAGCGCCCGTCGGTCAACGTCGTCACGGGCCTGATCAAGGCGAACGTGCCGTCCCGCATGGCGCTGTCGATGGCGACCGGCCACGACTCCAAGACCATCCTCGACCAGCACGGCGCCGAGAAGCTGATCGGCCAGGGCGACATGCTCTACATGCCGGCCAACGCCTCCAAGCCCCACCGCCTGCAGGGCTGCTACATCGACGAGCAGGAGATCGAGAAGATCGTCGACCACTGCAAGGCCCAGGCCGAGGTGACCTACGCCGACAACGTCGTCAAGGAGGGGCAGGACGCGGTCATCGCCGACGTGCAGGGCGACGACGCCTCCGACGAGGACCTCACCAAGGCCGCGATGGAGCTGGTCGTCCGGTCCGGGCTCGGCTCCACGTCGATGCTGCAGCGCAAGCTGAAGGTCGGCTTCGCCCGTGCCGGCAGGCTCATGGACGAGCTGGAGGAGATGGGCGTCGTCGGCCCGTCGGAGGGCCCCAAGGCCCGCTCGGTGTTCATGACCGTCGAGGAGCTCGAGCAGCGAACGGGCGCCAGCGCGTAG
- a CDS encoding ribonuclease J: MSIPNDAAVVSFYGGLGEIGANMCAIEVDGKAVLVDVGLTFPDAEHHGIDLILPDWKDLIQRGPEIVGVVITHGHEDHMGALPFFLRDFPGVKVYSAKLTLGLLEAKLAEHPDARVELVEVEPGEKVTIDDFELEFIQVTHSIPDGMAVAVHTPHGTILHTGDFRLDQTPIDGRVTDLPHLAQLGDQGISLLLCDSTNADVPGHVPSERTVGNTLRTVFESARGRVVMTTFASHVHRVQQAIDAATAMGRKVCFVGRSMVRNMPIARELGYLRYDDADIIDIADCDRYDPARILIICTGSQGEPYAALSLMAAGQHKHVKLTEGDTVVMASSQIPGNEAAISRALNGLMRQGAEVVHRREHGVHVSGHAAAEELKFFHNIVRPSAVVPVHGEFRHLIAHAQLAVATGTPADQVFVCTDGDRVVLRDGRVERGDGFNSGRVFVDGLGVGDVGNAVLRDRERLSSEGVCVAVLRLDSRFRLDGEPEIMQQGLIYEAENAHLLDQAAKVLGDDVRSLGSSNEDVVRRKVYESLSRFWREQLGRKPVVVPVLMEV; this comes from the coding sequence ATGAGCATTCCCAACGACGCAGCAGTCGTCTCCTTCTACGGCGGTCTCGGTGAGATCGGCGCGAACATGTGCGCCATCGAGGTGGACGGCAAGGCGGTCCTCGTCGACGTCGGCCTGACCTTCCCCGACGCCGAGCACCACGGCATCGACCTGATCCTCCCGGACTGGAAGGACCTGATCCAGCGCGGCCCCGAGATCGTGGGTGTCGTCATCACCCACGGCCACGAGGACCACATGGGGGCGCTGCCGTTCTTCCTGCGCGACTTCCCCGGTGTGAAGGTCTACTCCGCCAAGCTGACCCTCGGGCTGCTCGAGGCCAAGCTGGCCGAGCACCCCGACGCCCGGGTCGAGCTCGTCGAGGTCGAACCCGGCGAGAAGGTCACCATCGACGACTTCGAGCTGGAGTTCATCCAGGTCACCCACTCCATCCCCGACGGGATGGCCGTGGCGGTCCACACCCCGCACGGCACGATCCTGCACACGGGCGACTTCCGCCTGGACCAGACGCCGATCGACGGCCGCGTCACCGACCTGCCGCACCTGGCGCAGCTGGGTGACCAGGGCATCTCCCTGCTGCTGTGCGACTCCACCAACGCCGACGTGCCCGGCCACGTGCCCAGCGAGCGCACCGTGGGCAACACGCTGCGGACGGTCTTCGAGTCCGCTCGCGGACGCGTGGTCATGACGACGTTCGCCAGCCACGTGCACCGCGTGCAGCAGGCCATCGACGCCGCGACGGCGATGGGCCGCAAGGTCTGCTTCGTCGGCCGGTCGATGGTCCGCAACATGCCGATCGCCCGCGAGCTCGGCTACCTGCGCTACGACGACGCCGACATCATCGACATCGCCGACTGCGACCGGTACGACCCGGCCCGCATCCTGATCATCTGCACCGGATCCCAGGGCGAGCCCTACGCGGCGCTCTCGCTGATGGCCGCCGGCCAGCACAAGCACGTAAAGCTCACCGAGGGCGACACCGTCGTGATGGCGTCCTCCCAGATCCCGGGCAACGAAGCCGCGATCAGCCGTGCCCTCAACGGCCTCATGCGCCAGGGCGCCGAGGTCGTGCACCGTCGCGAGCACGGCGTGCACGTCTCGGGGCACGCCGCCGCCGAGGAGCTGAAGTTCTTCCACAACATCGTGCGGCCCTCGGCCGTCGTGCCCGTGCACGGCGAGTTCCGCCACCTGATCGCCCACGCCCAGCTGGCCGTGGCAACCGGGACCCCGGCCGACCAGGTGTTCGTGTGCACCGACGGCGACCGCGTCGTCCTGCGCGACGGCCGCGTCGAGCGCGGCGACGGCTTCAACAGCGGCCGCGTGTTCGTCGACGGCCTCGGTGTCGGTGACGTCGGCAACGCCGTGCTCCGCGACCGCGAACGCCTCTCCTCCGAAGGGGTCTGCGTCGCGGTGCTGCGCCTCGACAGTCGGTTCCGCCTCGACGGCGAACCCGAGATCATGCAGCAGGGCCTGATCTACGAGGCCGAGAACGCCCACCTGCTCGACCAGGCCGCCAAGGTCCTGGGCGACGACGTCCGTTCCCTCGGCAGCAGCAACGAGGATGTCGTCCGGCGCAAGGTGTACGAGTCCCTCAGCCGGTTCTGGCGCGAACAGCTGGGCCGCAAGCCCGTCGTCGTGCCGGTCCTCATGGAGGTGTGA